The following proteins are encoded in a genomic region of Cryptomeria japonica chromosome 11, Sugi_1.0, whole genome shotgun sequence:
- the LOC131055866 gene encoding uncharacterized protein LOC131055866: protein MSFIGERLLENIDAHLLQAFPSNANENFAGISMILVGDLGQLPPVNDTPPYNSRRRAELLWEQFTTIITLDHIYRQEGQGSDQERFRQLLMNIRDAKPTLDDWILLMTRSSMTIDTTTNQEFDSCVHLFSTNDNVHNHNKKKLQSLKNPVARSIASKVQNVTANQSGMDDELDVDLLLSKNARVMLTSNLWIEAGLVNGVLGNIRKIVYKLGSAPPQPPAYVLVEFDNYSGLPFNDRHPSSIPVLAIERGGSSQIPLRLALTIHKSQGLTLQKATIDIGPTERTSLTFVAISHVKSLQGLRIMPPFSDDRYEKLNKGKQVVGRKREEERLQSIQNNSRASHKPKDVDTTFTFISTNCKMYCTGYYCKI from the exons ATGAGTTTTATTGGAGAAAGGTTATTGGAGAACATAGATGCACATCTACTCCAAGCTTTTCCTTCTAATGCTAATGAAAATTTCGCAG GAATATCCATGATTCTGGTTGGCGATCTTGGACAATTGCCTCCGGTCAACGATACGCCGCCATATAATAGCAGAAGACGGGCAGAACTTTTGTGGGAACAATTTACAACTATTATTACTTTGGATCATATCTATCGACAAGAAGGCCAAGGCAGTGACCAAGAACGGTTTCGACAACTGTTAATGAACATAagagatgcaaaaccaacattggATGATTGGATATTGCTAATGACAAGGTCTTCTATGACAATTGATACAACAACCAACCAAGAATTTGATAGCTGTGTGCATTTATTTTCAACAAACGACAATGTTCACAACCACAACAAGAAAAAATTACAATCATTAAAAAATCCAGTTGCACGCAGCATTGCATCAAAAGTACAAAATGTTACTGCTAACCAAAGTGGAATGGATGATGAACTTGATGTAGACTTATTATTATCCAAAAATGCCAGAGTAATGTTGACATCAAATCTATGGATAGAAGCAGGACTTGTCAATGGAGTtttaggaaatattagaaaaattgtttataaacTAGGAAGTGCACCACCTCAACCACCAGCATACGTGTTAGTTGAATTTGACAATTACTCCGGACTACCATTCAATGATCGTCATCCATCCTCAATTCCAGTTCTAGCAATTGAAAGAGGTGGTTCTTCTCAAATACCATTGCGCTTGGCACTAACGATACACAAATCTCAAGGGCTCACTCTTCAAAAGGCTACCATCGATATAGGGCCAACTGAAAGAACCAGTCTCACATTTGTGGCAATCTCTCACGTGAAAAGCTTACAGGGCCTACGGATCATGCCACCATTCAGCGATGATAGGTATGAGAAATTAAACAAAGGCAAACAAGTCGTCGgcaggaaaagagaagaagaaaggcTTCAATCCATCCAGAACAATTCAC GTGCTTCACATAAACCCAAAGACGTGGACACAACTTTTACATTCATAAGTACCAATTGTAAAATGTATTGCACTGGCTATTACTGCAAAATATAA
- the LOC131055873 gene encoding myb-related protein 308 isoform X1, with the protein MGRTPCCAKVGLNRGPWMPDEDIRLSNYVETHGEGGWRTLPKKAGLLRCGKSCRLRWMNYLRPDVKRGKILPDEEDLILRLHLLLGNRWSLIAGRMPGRTDNEVKNYWNTHLSKKLITQGIDPRTHKPLSVKDNLCDGTSDENDNPDSPVQSTSPVNENTSVPATAIATEKEGKSPVHTVNDINSEASCVPLSPALDFSIDNQYPLLPTLVNSGDLGTPFEQNEENIGSNPATLAPFLNCTSGTAHHQRTEDFNLDVRRQWSSSQASVPEVLSFQGCGIVPTSFNKLSNANCTHTAFNFSYPSTASCMGSGFGDCNSNMFSSIMESYANEEWAHVTCAQNPANLSYDLSSLLSPPSAQFHPSK; encoded by the exons ATGGGACGAACGCCTTGCTGTGCCAAAGTGGGTCTGAACAGAGGTCCATGGATGCCTGACGAAGATATTCGTCTATCAAATTATGTTGAAACCCATGGCGAGGGCGGCTGGAGAACCCTCCCTAAGAAAGCAG GCCTGCTCCGTTGTGGGAAGAGTTGCAGGTTGAGGTGGATGAATTATCTTCGACCTGATGTTAAAAGAGGGAAGATTCTGCCTGACGAAGAAGATTTAATACTTCGATTGCACCTTCTCCTGGGAAACAG GTGGTCTTTGATAGCAGGTCGAATGCCGGGCAGAACTGATAACGAGGTGAAGAACTATTGGAACACCCATCTCAGCAAAAAGCTTATCACCCAGGGCATAGATCCCAGGACTCACAAACCGCTCTCTGTAAAGGACAATCTCTGTGATGGCACCTCGGATGAGAATGATAACCCAGATTCCCCAGTTCAGAGCACAAGTCCTGTGAATGAAAATACCAGTGTTCCTGCAACTGCAATTGCAACTGAGAAAGAAGGCAAATCACCTGTTCATACTGTTAATGATATCAACTCTGAAGCTTCATGTGTTCCTCTATCTCCTGCCCTTGATTTCTCCATTGATAACCAATATCCTCTTCTTCCCACCCTTGTGAATTCAGGAGATCTGGGCACACCCTTTGAACAGAATGAAGAAAATATAGGAAGCAACCCTGCAACCCTTGCTCCCTTCCTTAACTGTACTTCTGGGACTGCCCATCATCAAAGGACAGAGGATTTCAATTTGGATGTAAGAAGACAGTGGAGCTCAAGTCAGGCTTCTGTACCTGAGGTTTTATCATTTCAGGGATGTGGAATAGTACCCACATCCTTCAATAAATTGAGCAATGCAAATTGTACCCATACAGCTTTCAATTTTTCTTATCCCAGTACTGCAAGTTGTATGGGCTCAGGTTTTGGTGATTGCAATTCAAATATGTTTTCTTCTATCATGGAATCTTATGCTAATGAGGAATGGGCGCATGTTACTTGTGCACAGAACCCAGCCAATCTTAGCTATGACTTGTCATCTCTGCTTTCTCCTCCATCTGCTCAATTTCATCCCTCTAAATGA
- the LOC131055873 gene encoding myb-related protein Pp2 isoform X2 codes for MLKPMARAAGEPSLRKQLARFNWLLWNAGLLRCGKSCRLRWMNYLRPDVKRGKILPDEEDLILRLHLLLGNRWSLIAGRMPGRTDNEVKNYWNTHLSKKLITQGIDPRTHKPLSVKDNLCDGTSDENDNPDSPVQSTSPVNENTSVPATAIATEKEGKSPVHTVNDINSEASCVPLSPALDFSIDNQYPLLPTLVNSGDLGTPFEQNEENIGSNPATLAPFLNCTSGTAHHQRTEDFNLDVRRQWSSSQASVPEVLSFQGCGIVPTSFNKLSNANCTHTAFNFSYPSTASCMGSGFGDCNSNMFSSIMESYANEEWAHVTCAQNPANLSYDLSSLLSPPSAQFHPSK; via the exons ATGTTGAAACCCATGGCGAGGGCGGCTGGAGAACCCTCCCTAAGAAAGCAG CTTGCTAGATTCAACTGGTTATTGTGGAATGCAGGCCTGCTCCGTTGTGGGAAGAGTTGCAGGTTGAGGTGGATGAATTATCTTCGACCTGATGTTAAAAGAGGGAAGATTCTGCCTGACGAAGAAGATTTAATACTTCGATTGCACCTTCTCCTGGGAAACAG GTGGTCTTTGATAGCAGGTCGAATGCCGGGCAGAACTGATAACGAGGTGAAGAACTATTGGAACACCCATCTCAGCAAAAAGCTTATCACCCAGGGCATAGATCCCAGGACTCACAAACCGCTCTCTGTAAAGGACAATCTCTGTGATGGCACCTCGGATGAGAATGATAACCCAGATTCCCCAGTTCAGAGCACAAGTCCTGTGAATGAAAATACCAGTGTTCCTGCAACTGCAATTGCAACTGAGAAAGAAGGCAAATCACCTGTTCATACTGTTAATGATATCAACTCTGAAGCTTCATGTGTTCCTCTATCTCCTGCCCTTGATTTCTCCATTGATAACCAATATCCTCTTCTTCCCACCCTTGTGAATTCAGGAGATCTGGGCACACCCTTTGAACAGAATGAAGAAAATATAGGAAGCAACCCTGCAACCCTTGCTCCCTTCCTTAACTGTACTTCTGGGACTGCCCATCATCAAAGGACAGAGGATTTCAATTTGGATGTAAGAAGACAGTGGAGCTCAAGTCAGGCTTCTGTACCTGAGGTTTTATCATTTCAGGGATGTGGAATAGTACCCACATCCTTCAATAAATTGAGCAATGCAAATTGTACCCATACAGCTTTCAATTTTTCTTATCCCAGTACTGCAAGTTGTATGGGCTCAGGTTTTGGTGATTGCAATTCAAATATGTTTTCTTCTATCATGGAATCTTATGCTAATGAGGAATGGGCGCATGTTACTTGTGCACAGAACCCAGCCAATCTTAGCTATGACTTGTCATCTCTGCTTTCTCCTCCATCTGCTCAATTTCATCCCTCTAAATGA